From a single Cyprinus carpio isolate SPL01 unplaced genomic scaffold, ASM1834038v1 S000006590, whole genome shotgun sequence genomic region:
- the LOC109109766 gene encoding gastrula zinc finger protein XlCGF8.2DB-like — protein sequence MNGPEPCWIKQEVIEEQIDLMEEIKEMEEVFEAGKKHHDMETDETSLGPSWETRPKICFICPQCGEIFTCEESLNLHIKFESGMKLYPCDLCEKTFRQKANLARHKKVHTDEKPHTCDQCGKKFRNKGNLKEHMKIHTGEMPYMCDQCGRKFRHKGNLNTHMRMHDGEKPWSKTTGEKTHTCTQCGKRFRQKHLLDQHMRIHTGEKPHSCDHCGKSFTRKQLLNNHIKIHTGENLHTCEQCGKSFRKSSVFKVHLLHHSRERIYNCDQCTKRFFRPDNLKDHLKTHSEARPYVCSLCAKSFRHLNGLKIHQKRHSGVKDHTCSECGKTFFTLYVLKQHQAVHTGEKPYQCSHCDKRFSILGNLKRHKSVHTR from the exons ATGAATGGACCAGAACCCTGCTGGATAAAGCAAGAAGTCATCGAAGAACAAATAG ACCTGATGGAAGAGATCAAGGAGATGGAAGAAGTGTTTGAAGCGGGGAAGAAACATCATGACATGGAAACTGATGAAACATCCTTGGGTCCCTCGTGGGAAACAAGACCCAAGATATGTTTCATTTGCCCTCAGTGTGGAGAGATTTTCACATGCGAAGAAAGTCTTAATCTTCACATAAAATTTGAAAGTGGAATGAAGCTGTACCCATGTGATCTGTGCGAGAAGACTTTCAGGCAAAAAGCAAACCTTGCCAGACACAAGAAAGTCCACACTGACGAGaagccacacacatgtgatcagtgcgggaagaagTTCAGAAATAAAGGAAACCTTAAAGAACACATGAAGATCCACACCGGAGAGATGCCGTACatgtgtgatcagtgcgggaGGAAATTCAGACATAAAGGAAACCTTAATACACACATGAGAATGCACGATGGAGAAAAGCCCTGGAGTAAAACCActggagaaaaaacacacacatgcactcagtgCGGAAAGAGATTCAGACAAAAACACCTCCTTGATCAacacatgagaatccacactggagagaagccgcacTCGTGTGATCactgcgggaagagtttcacacgaaAACAGCTACTGAATAATCACATAAAGATCCACACGGGAGAAAACCTGCACACCTGTGaacagtgcgggaagagtttcaggAAGTCAAGTGTTTTCAAAGTACATCTGCTCCACCATTCTAGAGAAAGGATTTATAACTGTGACCAGTGCACTAAAAGGTTTTTTAGGCCAGATAACCTGAAGGACCACCTGAAAACTCATTCAGAGGCGAGGCCTTACGTATGTTCTTTGTGTGCAAAGAGCTTTAGACATCTGAATGGTTTGAAAATACACCAGAAAAGACACAGCGGTGTGAAGGATCATACTTGCTCTGAGTGCGGAAAGACTTTTTTCACACTCTATGTACTGAAACAGCACCAGgcagttcacactggagaaaaaccttaccagtgttcacactgtgacaagagattcagtatTTTAGGAAACCTGAAAAGACATAAGAGTGTCCACACTAGATAG